A DNA window from Calliphora vicina chromosome 1, idCalVici1.1, whole genome shotgun sequence contains the following coding sequences:
- the Gpdh1 gene encoding glycerol-3-phosphate dehydrogenase [NAD(+)], cytoplasmic isoform X3: MAQKTSVCIVGSGNWGSAIAKIVGANCANLPEFEERVTMFVYEEMIDGKKLTEIINTTHENVKYLPGHKLPPNVVAVPDLAEAAKDADVLIFVVPHQFIPNFCKTLLGKIKPNAQAISLIKGFDKAEGGGIDLISHIITRHLKIPCSVLMGANLANEVAEEQFCETTIGCRDPKYAKILRDLFQANHFRVVVVEDSDAVEICGALKNVVAMGAGFVDGLGLGDNTKAAVIRLGLMEMIRFVEIMYPGSKLSTFFESCGVADLITTCYGGRNRKVGEAFVKSGKTIQQLETEMLNGQKLQGPLTAEEVSYMLKNKNLEAKFPLFTAVNKICSGALKPQELIECIRIHPEHMQKL; the protein is encoded by the exons ATGGCTCAAAAAACAAGTGTATGCATTGTCGGTTCTGGCAACTG gGGCTCTGCTATAGCCAAAATTGTGGGTGCCAATTGTGCTAATTTGCCCGAATTCGAGGAACGTGTTACCATGTTTGTGTATGAAGAAATGATCGATGGCAAGAAATTGACAGAAATCATTAATACCACCCATGAGAATGTTAAATATCTACCCGGACACAAATTGCCCCCAAATGTG gtTGCTGTACCCGATTTGGCAGAGGCCGCCAAAGATGCTGATGTTTTAATTTTCGTTGTGCCCCATCAATTTATTCCCAATTTCTGTAAAACACTTTTGGGTAAAATTAAGCCCAATGCCCAAGCAATTTCCCTAATCAAGGGCTTTGATAAGGCCGAAGGTGGTGGCATTGACTTGATCTCACACATTATTACACGTCATCTGAAAATTCCCTGCTCCGTACTTATGGGTGCCAATTTGGCCAACGAAGTGGCTGAGGAACAATTTTGCGAAACAACCATTGGTTGTCGCGACCCCAAATACGCCAAAATCTTGCGTGATCTCTTCCAGGCCAATCACTTTAGAGTTGTGGTGGTTGAGGACTCTGATGCTGTAGAAATCTGTGGTGCTTTGAAG AATGTGGTGGCCATGGGTGCTGGTTTCGTTGATGGCTTGGGCTTGGGCGACAACACCAAGGCTGCTGTTATCCGTTTAGGTTTAATGGAAATGATTCGCTTTGTGGAAATCATGTATCCCGGCAGCAAATTATCCACCTTCTTTGAAAGCTGTGGTGTGGCTGATTTAATTACCACCTGCTATGGTGGCCGTAATCGCAAGGTTGGCGAAGCTTTTGTTAAATCTGGTAAAACCATTCAACAATTGGAGACTGAAATGTTGAATGGACAAAAACTACAGGGACCTCTTACTGCCGAAGAAGTTAGCTAcatgttgaaaaacaaaaatttggaagCCAA gtTCCCCTTGTTCACCGCCGTTAATAAAATCTGCTCTGGTGCCCTCAAACCCCAAGAATTAATTGAATGCATACGCATTCATCCCGAGCATAT gcaaaaattataa
- the Gpdh1 gene encoding glycerol-3-phosphate dehydrogenase [NAD(+)], cytoplasmic isoform X2, translated as MAQKTSVCIVGSGNWGSAIAKIVGANCANLPEFEERVTMFVYEEMIDGKKLTEIINTTHENVKYLPGHKLPPNVVAVPDLAEAAKDADVLIFVVPHQFIPNFCKTLLGKIKPNAQAISLIKGFDKAEGGGIDLISHIITRHLKIPCSVLMGANLANEVAEEQFCETTIGCRDPKYAKILRDLFQANHFRVVVVEDSDAVEICGALKNVVAMGAGFVDGLGLGDNTKAAVIRLGLMEMIRFVEIMYPGSKLSTFFESCGVADLITTCYGGRNRKVGEAFVKSGKTIQQLETEMLNGQKLQGPLTAEEVSYMLKNKNLEAKFPLFTAVNKICSGALKPQELIECIRIHPEHMIQNESN; from the exons ATGGCTCAAAAAACAAGTGTATGCATTGTCGGTTCTGGCAACTG gGGCTCTGCTATAGCCAAAATTGTGGGTGCCAATTGTGCTAATTTGCCCGAATTCGAGGAACGTGTTACCATGTTTGTGTATGAAGAAATGATCGATGGCAAGAAATTGACAGAAATCATTAATACCACCCATGAGAATGTTAAATATCTACCCGGACACAAATTGCCCCCAAATGTG gtTGCTGTACCCGATTTGGCAGAGGCCGCCAAAGATGCTGATGTTTTAATTTTCGTTGTGCCCCATCAATTTATTCCCAATTTCTGTAAAACACTTTTGGGTAAAATTAAGCCCAATGCCCAAGCAATTTCCCTAATCAAGGGCTTTGATAAGGCCGAAGGTGGTGGCATTGACTTGATCTCACACATTATTACACGTCATCTGAAAATTCCCTGCTCCGTACTTATGGGTGCCAATTTGGCCAACGAAGTGGCTGAGGAACAATTTTGCGAAACAACCATTGGTTGTCGCGACCCCAAATACGCCAAAATCTTGCGTGATCTCTTCCAGGCCAATCACTTTAGAGTTGTGGTGGTTGAGGACTCTGATGCTGTAGAAATCTGTGGTGCTTTGAAG AATGTGGTGGCCATGGGTGCTGGTTTCGTTGATGGCTTGGGCTTGGGCGACAACACCAAGGCTGCTGTTATCCGTTTAGGTTTAATGGAAATGATTCGCTTTGTGGAAATCATGTATCCCGGCAGCAAATTATCCACCTTCTTTGAAAGCTGTGGTGTGGCTGATTTAATTACCACCTGCTATGGTGGCCGTAATCGCAAGGTTGGCGAAGCTTTTGTTAAATCTGGTAAAACCATTCAACAATTGGAGACTGAAATGTTGAATGGACAAAAACTACAGGGACCTCTTACTGCCGAAGAAGTTAGCTAcatgttgaaaaacaaaaatttggaagCCAA gtTCCCCTTGTTCACCGCCGTTAATAAAATCTGCTCTGGTGCCCTCAAACCCCAAGAATTAATTGAATGCATACGCATTCATCCCGAGCATAT GATTCAGAACGAAAGCAATTag
- the Gpdh1 gene encoding glycerol-3-phosphate dehydrogenase [NAD(+)], cytoplasmic isoform X1, with protein MAQKTSVCIVGSGNWGSAIAKIVGANCANLPEFEERVTMFVYEEMIDGKKLTEIINTTHENVKYLPGHKLPPNVVAVPDLAEAAKDADVLIFVVPHQFIPNFCKTLLGKIKPNAQAISLIKGFDKAEGGGIDLISHIITRHLKIPCSVLMGANLANEVAEEQFCETTIGCRDPKYAKILRDLFQANHFRVVVVEDSDAVEICGALKNVVAMGAGFVDGLGLGDNTKAAVIRLGLMEMIRFVEIMYPGSKLSTFFESCGVADLITTCYGGRNRKVGEAFVKSGKTIQQLETEMLNGQKLQGPLTAEEVSYMLKNKNLEAKFPLFTAVNKICSGALKPQELIECIRIHPEHMQSSSSLPAPKL; from the exons ATGGCTCAAAAAACAAGTGTATGCATTGTCGGTTCTGGCAACTG gGGCTCTGCTATAGCCAAAATTGTGGGTGCCAATTGTGCTAATTTGCCCGAATTCGAGGAACGTGTTACCATGTTTGTGTATGAAGAAATGATCGATGGCAAGAAATTGACAGAAATCATTAATACCACCCATGAGAATGTTAAATATCTACCCGGACACAAATTGCCCCCAAATGTG gtTGCTGTACCCGATTTGGCAGAGGCCGCCAAAGATGCTGATGTTTTAATTTTCGTTGTGCCCCATCAATTTATTCCCAATTTCTGTAAAACACTTTTGGGTAAAATTAAGCCCAATGCCCAAGCAATTTCCCTAATCAAGGGCTTTGATAAGGCCGAAGGTGGTGGCATTGACTTGATCTCACACATTATTACACGTCATCTGAAAATTCCCTGCTCCGTACTTATGGGTGCCAATTTGGCCAACGAAGTGGCTGAGGAACAATTTTGCGAAACAACCATTGGTTGTCGCGACCCCAAATACGCCAAAATCTTGCGTGATCTCTTCCAGGCCAATCACTTTAGAGTTGTGGTGGTTGAGGACTCTGATGCTGTAGAAATCTGTGGTGCTTTGAAG AATGTGGTGGCCATGGGTGCTGGTTTCGTTGATGGCTTGGGCTTGGGCGACAACACCAAGGCTGCTGTTATCCGTTTAGGTTTAATGGAAATGATTCGCTTTGTGGAAATCATGTATCCCGGCAGCAAATTATCCACCTTCTTTGAAAGCTGTGGTGTGGCTGATTTAATTACCACCTGCTATGGTGGCCGTAATCGCAAGGTTGGCGAAGCTTTTGTTAAATCTGGTAAAACCATTCAACAATTGGAGACTGAAATGTTGAATGGACAAAAACTACAGGGACCTCTTACTGCCGAAGAAGTTAGCTAcatgttgaaaaacaaaaatttggaagCCAA gtTCCCCTTGTTCACCGCCGTTAATAAAATCTGCTCTGGTGCCCTCAAACCCCAAGAATTAATTGAATGCATACGCATTCATCCCGAGCATAT gcaatcatcatcatcactgcCGGCACCAAAGCTCTAA